Proteins found in one Primulina eburnea isolate SZY01 chromosome 16, ASM2296580v1, whole genome shotgun sequence genomic segment:
- the LOC140816948 gene encoding uncharacterized protein produces MSSASWETKLVRELILYAASAALSSLVLFVGFRHLDPNRDASKKALENKKEIAKRLGRPLIQTNPYEDVIACDVVNPDEIDVKFDSIGGLDAIKQSLYDVVILPLRRPELFSQGKLLSPQKGVLLYGPPGTGKTMLAKAIARESGAVFINVRISNLMSKWFGDAQKLVAAVFTLAYKLQPAIIFIDEVDSFLCQRKSTDHEAVTIMKTEFMALWDGFTTDKNARVMVLAATNRPSELDEAILRRLPQAFEIGIPDRQERAAILKVLLKDEKVADDIDYDRTAGLCDGYTGSDLLDLCKKAAYYPIRDLLNDEKSGKPSLEPRPLSMNDLERVLATTMKTKVAAGEYSRLSSLSSGWSPQRESDDYQTAINELSKLVVSQILNVRSDAQDL; encoded by the exons ATGAGTAGTGCTTCGTGGGAAACAAAATTGGTTAGGGAACTGATTCTGTACGCCGCCAGCGCCGCCCTCAGCTCCTTGGTGTTGTTCGTCGGGTTCAGGCATCTCGACCCTAACCGTGATGCTTCCAAGAAAGCACTGGAAAACAAGAAGGAAATCGCCAAGCGTTTAGGCCGACCTCTCATCCAAACAAATCCATACGAG GATGTTATAGCATGTGATGTAGTCAACCCGGACGAAATAGATGTCAAATTTGACTCTATTGGTGGATTGGATGCCATTAAACAATCATTGTATGATGTAGTAATTCTTCCGCTGAGAAGACCCGAGCTGTTTTCTCAGGGGAAGCTTCTTTCTCCACAAAAAGGTGTTTTACTATATGGACCACCCGGCACTGGGAAGACAATGCTTGCAAAAGCAATTGCAAGAGAGTCGGGAGCTGTTTTTATCAATGTTAGAATATCGAATCTAATGAGCAAATGGTTTGGCGATGCACAGAAATTAG TGGCTGCGGTATTCACCTTGGCCTACAAGCTCCAGCCAGCTATTATTTTCATTGATGAAGTGGATAGTTTCTTATGCCAACGCAAGAGTACAGATCATGAAGCAGTGACCATTATGAAGACCGAATTTATGGCTTTGTGGGATGGTTTCACCACTGATA AAAATGCTAGGGTGATGGTACTTGCTGCAACTAATCGCCCATCCGAACTTGATGAAGCAATTCTTCGACGTCTTCCTCAGGCATTTGAAATTGGGATTCCTGATCGCCAAGAAAGGGCAGCTATATTGAAGGTTCTGTTGAAGGATGAGAAGGTAGCGGATGACATTGATTATGATCGAACAGCCGGTCTATGTGATGGATACACTGGTTCAGATCTTCTAGATCTTTGCAAAAAAGCAGCTTATTATCCTATTCGGGACCTGCTTAATGATGAGAAGAGTGGAAAGCCATCTCTG GAGCCAAGACCATTATCAATGAATGATTTGGAAAGGGTCCTCGCCACGACCATGAAAACAAAAGTTGCAGCTGGTGAATACAGCCGATTAAGCTCACTGTCATCAGGATGGTCACCTCAGAGAGAATCAGATGATTATCAAACTGCCATTAATGAGCTTTCGAAGCTCGTGGTTTCCCAAATTTTGAACGTTCGTTCGGATGCTCAAGATCTTTAA